The genomic stretch AACAAAGCCATAGCAGGATCCTTTCATTGTAGCGTTCTGACCGACCCACTTAAGAGTATACTTGCGTTGCGATTGTGGAAAAATAACAGTAATTAGAAAGGCAGTGTGTAATATGTTCTATGAATTGAATTCCAGACAGATTCCCAGAGTACGATTAATGAATACAGCAGCCATACAACCGCCTTTTGTACATAACAAAAGAAGGGCAGAGGAGTATATCGTCTACGTGATAAAAAAAGGTGAGATGTATCTGAAAGAAGGCAATGTTAATTATGTGCTTCGTACAGGTGATTTTCTTCTTCTTGACAAAGAATACTTCCATGAAGGTTATAAGGCTTCCCACTGTGAATATTATTATCTGCATTTTAAACAGGAAGATATGAAAAGATTTCCCATGCCTCCGGAAGAGGAGTTTATTAAGTTTATTCTGTCAAGACACAACGATTCTCTGAAAAGTGATCCTTTTTCTTATAAAACCATAGACAATGATGTCTTGTTGCTGCCCAAGTATTATCATTTTAACAGTATGGCGGATTTTATTAAGGTGAGCTGCCTTTTGGATGAGGCCATAAAACATAACAAAGACCATATGGACAATTATAAAATTATGTGTTCCATTAAGGTAATGGAAGCCTTTATAGAAACATATCGAAGCTATTTGCTGTACACACTTCAGAAAAGTACCTCTGTTATGCCCAAATCCTATCATAAGGTTCAAATGCTGTTGGAATATCTAAACACGGAATATGCCAGAAAGATTACCAGTCATGATATAGAAGAAATATCGGGCAGTAATTTTGATTACATAAACCGCATATTTAAGAAAATGACTCATAAAACAATTTTTACTTATCTGAATTCTGTACGTATTAATCATGCAATGGAGCTGATCACCACCACAAACATGAAAATGTCTGAGGTGGGTCAGTCCGTTGGATTTACGGATTTATATTATTTCAGTAAGGTATTTAAAAAAGCGGTGGGGGTATCTCCTTCTAATTACAACAGAGAAGGCTGAAGTAATTCTTCAAAGCTGTTAAAGAGTTATACTTCTTGTCTTCAGGCTGCTGCCTTTTACAGTAAGGACCCCTTGGCTATCTTCGCTAAGGGCAGCATAGATAAGAAGCTTTCCGTTATAAGCGCGACGTTCTAAGGAAGTATATTCTCTTACATCGGCTAAATTACCATTCTCAAGACCAAGGATCTTACCACCCTCTAAGGAGACTCTTAGTAAGCTGCTGTCTGTTAAGCAAGGAAGGCCATTACCGTCAATGAGGGTTACTTCTATCTGTTTTAAGCGAAAGCCGTCAAAGGTTAAAATATCTTCTACATAAGCTTTATTAAAGGCTAAGATTTCAGCAGAGGGTTCCCAGTTTGTAAGAGAAATATCGCAGGGTGCACCATTTGTAAGAAGAAGATCTGAAGTAATTTCCGTTTCGTTATTCTTTAAGTAACCAACCGCTTTTAATTCTCCGGGTTCAAAGGACAGGGTAAAAGGGATGTAGCCCAGAGTGTCATCATAAGCTTTTCTTCCCAGGCTCTTACCATTAACAAACAATTCGATACCATCCAGATTGGTATAACATCTTATTTCAACCTTTTCTTCCGGAATATAATTATAACTGCGGAACATTTCTTTCCATTCCCATTCGGTAGCGGCTTCGTTCTCAGTTTCTGCAGCTCTGGCTGTTGTTAAATATACCGTAGGCTCTGACTGCCAGAAGCTCTTTCTGCGGTAGAAGGAGGTCTTTTTAAACCCTGCGGTTGTAAGCAGTCCGGCATAGGAGCCTCTTATGGGCCAGCCGTGGGCTTCTCCAAGGTAATCAATTCCTGTCCATAGGTATTGACCAGAGATATAGTCACAGTCTCTTACTGCTTTCCAGGCACTTAAGGAGTGACTGTTCTCACTGCCCAGGAAAGGTTTGTCAGGAAAACGTCCATGATCTCTTTCATACCATTCTTCCTTATAGTTGTAACCTACCACATCAAAAGAATCAATGTAGCCTAAGAAGGTTGAAAGCTCAGGAAAAGCTACGGCAGCGGTAACCGGTCGGGTTGTATCTGAAGTCTTTACAATGCGGGTTAAATTGGCTGCTATTACAGAAAGTCTTTCTGCATTAGGTTTATTCGGGTTATACTCTCTTTCGGCAGAGGGTTTGTCTTTATCATTGTTTCCGGTCATGGTTGTAAAGAGGGGATGGCAATAAGGGTCGTTTGGATAATCTATTTCATTGCCGATGCTCCACA from Anaerocolumna sp. AGMB13020 encodes the following:
- a CDS encoding helix-turn-helix transcriptional regulator — protein: MFYELNSRQIPRVRLMNTAAIQPPFVHNKRRAEEYIVYVIKKGEMYLKEGNVNYVLRTGDFLLLDKEYFHEGYKASHCEYYYLHFKQEDMKRFPMPPEEEFIKFILSRHNDSLKSDPFSYKTIDNDVLLLPKYYHFNSMADFIKVSCLLDEAIKHNKDHMDNYKIMCSIKVMEAFIETYRSYLLYTLQKSTSVMPKSYHKVQMLLEYLNTEYARKITSHDIEEISGSNFDYINRIFKKMTHKTIFTYLNSVRINHAMELITTTNMKMSEVGQSVGFTDLYYFSKVFKKAVGVSPSNYNREG
- a CDS encoding glycoside hydrolase family 2 TIM barrel-domain containing protein, whose product is MNTQLLNNWKFQYNDCPEAWYKGYDDSSWEAVTVPHDWSVHMPFSKEYSSGTGYLAGGIGWYRGSFYLPEELKGKKIFITFDGVYKNSQVWCNSYYLGKRPFGYATFRYDITEQAVFGDTPNVMAVRVDHKDISDSRWFTGSGITRKVTVTAEEPVYAEYNSIFFTTPEVSKEEASVKITSTIINEAAEAAEVTVKHTLGFKAKEALTVTSSLRLSPNEKKEITVEGLLSSPMLWSVNEPNLYKLTTEIKAQSITGASNTQQNYESMVGIRSFRFTADNGFYLNDEPLKLKGVCVHHDAGCLGAAVLPSVWLRRLEALKEMGCNSIRMSHNPHMPELYDLCDALGFLVMDEAFDEWESPKNKWWTGHNVYPPRHQGYAEDFPQWHEQDLTDLIKRDRNHPSIIMWSIGNEIDYPNDPYCHPLFTTMTGNNDKDKPSAEREYNPNKPNAERLSVIAANLTRIVKTSDTTRPVTAAVAFPELSTFLGYIDSFDVVGYNYKEEWYERDHGRFPDKPFLGSENSHSLSAWKAVRDCDYISGQYLWTGIDYLGEAHGWPIRGSYAGLLTTAGFKKTSFYRRKSFWQSEPTVYLTTARAAETENEAATEWEWKEMFRSYNYIPEEKVEIRCYTNLDGIELFVNGKSLGRKAYDDTLGYIPFTLSFEPGELKAVGYLKNNETEITSDLLLTNGAPCDISLTNWEPSAEILAFNKAYVEDILTFDGFRLKQIEVTLIDGNGLPCLTDSSLLRVSLEGGKILGLENGNLADVREYTSLERRAYNGKLLIYAALSEDSQGVLTVKGSSLKTRSITL